CTAGATAAATACATACCTCTGATGGTTTAACCCTGATAAACATAAAAAGCCAAGGTCTGCACCTTGGCTTTTCTATATCTGCTAGCAAACTCAAAACAATTTAATTGTCCCTTAAAAGTTCTTTGCCGTTTGTGAATTATCAACCTTGTTATCTTCAAGTGCTATCGCCGTATTTTTCAGTTTAATAACAACTCTTCTATCATAAAAACTGACTTCTTTATCGGTTGATGCAACAACAGATTGTTGTTCACCAAAAGCAAATAGGCTAATACGTTCGGCTGATACACCTTGATCAATAAGCGCATTTTTCACTGCATTAATTCGTGCTAATGAAAGTGCCTGATTTAATTCATCACTGCCTTGCTTATCGGTATAGCCAGAAAGATCTAAGGTCAAGTTAGGTGACTGTTGAACTATGCTCGCTAAACTTGCAATTTGCTCTTGGTAATGCGGTTTTATTTCACTTGAACCTGTTGAAAATTGTAAACTCATTAACAAGTTTTGAGCCTGTAGCAAACTCGCCGCTTGGTAATTTTTCTCTAACGCAAATAACTCGGTTTCATAACGTTGCTCTGCTTGCTCAATTTTTTCTTGATAACGCGCTAATGATGTTGCATTACTTTCTTTCTCTGCTTCATATGCGACTGACAAATGATCAATCTCATCTGTCGCATTAATATTTTTTGCAATCATATTACCGGCTATACCTGTAATAAAAGCACCAACAGGGCCTCCTAAAATTGCGCCAATAATCATACCTGTACCAAAGCCTATTTCTTCTTTTATTTCTGCAGAGCGCTCCTGTTCCGCCTTTTGCTGTGTTGTTGCTTCAACAGTATTAGCAAATACAGGACTTACCGTTAACACTGAAATTAATGCGACGTTAATTAACGTTTTTGTCACACCTGTACTCTGCTGGCATTTATTTTCGGTTAATGATGCTTTGCTTAATGGATTTGTTGTTAATGTATTTTTCATTTTAATTCTCTCGTCGGTTATGTGCTTAATAAATAATTGCTAACTTAGGGTTTAAGTAGCTGCTTTGTTTTGATGATGTTATTAAAACCCACAAATACGACGACTAGAGGACGCAAAAATGACAATTCACTGAGCAAATGTGGCAACATTATGGCAATTACAACATTTAGCAGCATCAGTGCTGTTTATTCGATATTATTTACCCCAGATAATTAAAAGTAGTTAGCCAAAACACATAAAGGATAAACATGTCGAAACGGATCGCTATTGTCGAAGACGATGCTGCCATTAGAGAAAACTACGCTGATGTATTGCGCATGCAAGGCTATCAGGTACAAACCTATGCCAATAAAAATAGCGCAATAGAAGCATTTAACTTACGTTTGCCCAATTTAGCTATTTTAGATATAGGTCTTGAGCACGAATACGACGCAGGTTTTGAGTTGTGCCAATGGTTAAGATCAAAGTCGACTACTTTACCTATCATATTTTTAACTGCTCGCGATAGCGACGTAGACACTGTTTCAGGTTTACGTATTGGTGCTGACGACTACCTAACAAAAGATATAAGCTTACCGCACTTATCAGCACGGATAGCCGCACTATTTCGACGCCAAGACGCCTTAGGTAAGCCACAACAGGTAGATCACATGCTAACTATTGGACCACTAACAATAGATAGTCAACGAATGACCATTCAATGGAAAGATCAGCACGTAGAATTAACCATTACTGAATTTTGGATGTTGTTTGCCCTAGCAAAACATCCAGGACATGTAAAAAACCGTAGTCAGTTAATGCAAGATTCAAAAATATATGTTGATGACTCCACCATTACTTCACATATCAAACGAATTCGTAAAAAGTTTAACCAACTTGATGGTGACTTTAATTGTATTGAAACAGTCTATGGCATGGGCTATCGCTGGAATCAAACAACGATAGCATCAACAGGTAGCTAAATAGATATGGCAATGAAGTGGCGTTTTGGCTTAAGAAGTAAGCTGCTATTATTATCTGGTTTTTTATTCACCATTCCTTGGTTTGGCTACCAATATGTCTGGGAAATGGAAAAATACTTACGCTACGGCCAAGAGCAAACCATCATAGGTACCGCAAGAGCACTCGCAACTGCGATGCATGAACGCGCCAATTTATTTAATAATCAAGCGAGTTTTTTACCCAGTGTAGAAAAAGGTAAAGACCTCTACAGTTATGGCTTGTCAGCGCCGATTCAGCTTGATGGCTTAAATCAAGATTGGCCCGACTTTGCTAATAAAGCGCACTTTTATCAGCAAAACAATCAGCTTTATAGTCAATTAACCCCAGAGCAATTATCAATAAACTTTACTGCTGCAGTTGGTACTTACGGTAAATATTTATATTTATACTTTGTAGTAATCGACGACAAGGTTATTTATCGCGACAGCAATGCGCGCAGTATTGTAAATAATGATCATTTAGAGCTTGCCTTTATCAATCCCCAAAATGTGTTTAGTCGTTTTATTATCAGCAATAAAACCACCGGCTGGATTGACGCTTATCGCATTACAGATATCACAGATGACATACCCGTTCCAGCGAGACAAATTCAAGGTCATTGGCGCGATACACCACAAGGTTATAATGTTGAAGTACGCGTGCCATTAACTGAGTTTAACGACAACATTGCCTTTGCTGTGCACGATGTTGATAGCCCATTAGGTGTAATCGAAGCATCTCTTGGCTCAGCAGACCCAAGTTCGGCAGAAACTTTAGGTACTATTTTAGTGCCCTCACCTGAAATTGAGCGCATTGTTAAGGGTATGAGTTACACCAATTCAAGCATTTGGGTTGTTGATCAACATCACCGTGTATTAGCCACTACGGGGAATATTAAAAAAGCCAATGGCGTGTGGAATAAACGCGTAAACCTTGATAACCAACGTGAAGATAATGCGGATACTAGTTTTATCTATTCTGTTTGGTTAACCTTTGAAAACAATATACTCAAGCCGCTTTACGAAATAATACTCACCCAACCACCGCGTAACTTTATTGACCAACTCTATGATTCAGAAAATCTCACCGGTAAACATATTGAAAGTGCTTTAGCGGGTGAGCCTATGTCGCAATGGCGTTTGAGCACTGACCAACAAGCGGTGGTGCTATCAGCTGCCTATCCTATTTTTATTGACGAACATGTAAAAGGTGCTGTGATTGTTGAAGAAACAACTAATGGTATTCGCACCTTGAGAAATCAAGCGTTAGAAAAACTGTTCAGCTCTATTTTAGCTATTATGCTATTGGGCGCTTTGGCATTTTTCTTGTTTGCATCACGTATTTCAAACCGCATTAGAACCTTAAGCAATCAAGCTGAAATGGCAATTGACGAACATGGTCGTATTAGCGGTAATGTTGATACCTCAACTACTAACGATGAAATTGGCGATTTATCACGGAGTTTTTCAACCGCGGTTAATCGACTTGGACAATATAATCATTATTTAGAAAATATGTCGTCGCGTTTATCGCATGAACTGCGTACACCTATTGCCGTGGTTCGAACATCGTTAGAAACTTTAGCTATTCAACAACAAACCTTAAGTTCACAAAATCTAAATAATGAAAACGGACAAACCACTGAGAATGAAAACCCGTATTTAGTGCGCGCACAACACGGTATTGAACGATTAAGCTTAATTTTAACCAATATGAATGAAGCAACGCGCATTGAACAAATGCTACAAAATACCGATAAAACCTTATTCGACTTAGCCCCTGTT
The Colwellia sp. Arc7-D genome window above contains:
- the pdsR gene encoding proteobacterial dedicated sortase system response regulator, encoding MSKRIAIVEDDAAIRENYADVLRMQGYQVQTYANKNSAIEAFNLRLPNLAILDIGLEHEYDAGFELCQWLRSKSTTLPIIFLTARDSDVDTVSGLRIGADDYLTKDISLPHLSARIAALFRRQDALGKPQQVDHMLTIGPLTIDSQRMTIQWKDQHVELTITEFWMLFALAKHPGHVKNRSQLMQDSKIYVDDSTITSHIKRIRKKFNQLDGDFNCIETVYGMGYRWNQTTIASTGS
- the pdsO gene encoding sortase-associated OmpA-like protein PdsO encodes the protein MKNTLTTNPLSKASLTENKCQQSTGVTKTLINVALISVLTVSPVFANTVEATTQQKAEQERSAEIKEEIGFGTGMIIGAILGGPVGAFITGIAGNMIAKNINATDEIDHLSVAYEAEKESNATSLARYQEKIEQAEQRYETELFALEKNYQAASLLQAQNLLMSLQFSTGSSEIKPHYQEQIASLASIVQQSPNLTLDLSGYTDKQGSDELNQALSLARINAVKNALIDQGVSAERISLFAFGEQQSVVASTDKEVSFYDRRVVIKLKNTAIALEDNKVDNSQTAKNF
- the pdsS gene encoding proteobacterial dedicated sortase system histidine kinase, producing MAMKWRFGLRSKLLLLSGFLFTIPWFGYQYVWEMEKYLRYGQEQTIIGTARALATAMHERANLFNNQASFLPSVEKGKDLYSYGLSAPIQLDGLNQDWPDFANKAHFYQQNNQLYSQLTPEQLSINFTAAVGTYGKYLYLYFVVIDDKVIYRDSNARSIVNNDHLELAFINPQNVFSRFIISNKTTGWIDAYRITDITDDIPVPARQIQGHWRDTPQGYNVEVRVPLTEFNDNIAFAVHDVDSPLGVIEASLGSADPSSAETLGTILVPSPEIERIVKGMSYTNSSIWVVDQHHRVLATTGNIKKANGVWNKRVNLDNQREDNADTSFIYSVWLTFENNILKPLYEIILTQPPRNFIDQLYDSENLTGKHIESALAGEPMSQWRLSTDQQAVVLSAAYPIFIDEHVKGAVIVEETTNGIRTLRNQALEKLFSSILAIMLLGALAFFLFASRISNRIRTLSNQAEMAIDEHGRISGNVDTSTTNDEIGDLSRSFSTAVNRLGQYNHYLENMSSRLSHELRTPIAVVRTSLETLAIQQQTLSSQNLNNENGQTTENENPYLVRAQHGIERLSLILTNMNEATRIEQMLQNTDKTLFDLAPVFNGCMQGYRLIYPNINFAFNDISSAKLKVLGSPEHIAQLLDKVIANAVEFSNDANVEVSIKESNQQVILTISNNGELLPEQMSEQLFDSMVSIRTKHNNEQPHLGLGLYIARLICQFHNGAIKAVNKQNAQGVDVLVKLPLVK